The window GCCTTGCCGCCGGCCGGTTCGCCGGTCAGCGGCGCCCTGGTGACGGGCGGCGAAGCCGACGGCGTGACCGTTCCTACCGAGGCCGTCCAGACGGTCGATGGCGGTACTGTCGTCTTCGTCCAGGTTGAAGGCGGCTTCCGCGCCGTTCCGGTCATGGTCGGCCGCCAGGCCGGCGGCCGGACGGAGATCGTGCGGGGCCTGACCGGCGCCGAACGCATCGCCGGGGCCAAGGCCTTCCTGCTCAAGGCGGAGCTCGCCAAGGGCGAAGCCGAGCACGGCCACTAGGAGCGACGGAATATGTTTAAAGCTCTTATCGAAGCGTCCGTCCGTTTTCGCTGGTTCGTCGTCCTGGCCGTGGCGCTCGTCGCCGCGCTTGGCCTGTTCGAACTGACCAAACTGCCGATCGACGCCGTTCCCGACATCACCAATCGACAGGTCCAGATCACGACCGTCGCCCCGGCGCTGGCGCCCGAGCAGATCGAACGCCAGGTCACCTATCCGCTTGAGACGGCCATGGCCGGCATTCCGGGACTGCAGAGCACCCGCTCCCTGTCCCGCAACGGCTTCAGCCAGATCACCGTCGTCTTCACCGACCAGACCGACATCTATTTCGCCCGCCAGCAGGTGGCCGAGCGGATGCGGCAGGCGTCGGAGAAGCTGCCCGAAGGCGTCGAGCCCAATCTGTCGGCCATCACGACCGGCCTGGGCGAGGTGCTGATGTGGACGGTCGACTATGTCCCCTTCAGCCCCAAGACCACGGTCGCCAACGGCAAGCCCGGCTGGCAGGCCGACGGATCCTATCTGACGCCGGAAGGCGAGCGGCTGACCACGCCGCAGCAGCGCGCCACCTATCTGCGCACGGTTCAGGACTGGATCATCGCCCCGCAGATGCGCACGGCGCCCGGCCTGGCCGGGGTCGACGTCAACGGCGGCTATGTAAAGGAATATGCCGTCCGGCCTGACGCCGCCGCCCTGACCCGCTACGGCCTGGGCATGAATGATCTGGTGCAGGCGCTGGACCGGGCCAACACCCAGGCGGGCGCCGGCTATGTCCAGCGGGCAGGCGAGGCCCTGGTGGTCCGCACCGACGCCCTGGCCACGACGGTCGAGGACCTGGCCCAGGCGCCGGTCGTCAATCGCGGCGGTCTGGTGGTTCGTGTCGCCGATGTGGCGACGGTCGAGATCGGCCAGGCGCCGCGCCTCGGCGGGGCCAGCCGCGACGGGCATGAGGCGGTGCTGGGCACCGCCCTGATGCTGGCCGGCGAGAACAGCCGAACCGTGGCTCAGGCCGCGGCCGAGCGGCTGGAACAGGTGGCGGCCACCTTGCCGCCCAGCGTGGTCGCCGCGCCGGTGCTGAACCGCAGCGATCTGGTCAACTCGACCATTTCGACCGTGGCGCGCAACCTGATCGAAGGCGCCCTGTTCGTCATCGTCGTCCTGTTCCTGCTGCTCGGAAACTTCCGGGCGGCGGCGATCACGGCCCTGATGATCCCGCTGTCTTTCCTGTTCGCCGTCATTGGCATGAACCGGTTCGGCATCAGCGGAAACCTGATGAGCCTGGGCGCGCTCGACTTCGGCCTGATGGTCGACGGCGGCGTGGTGGTGATCGAAAACACCCTGCTGATGCTGACCCAGCGGCGGGGCGAACTGGGGCGGATGCTGACCCGTCACGAACGTCTCGGCGTGGCCATGCAGGCGGCGCGCCAGATGGTCAAACCGGCCGCCTTCGGCCAGCTGATCATCCTCCTGGTCTTCACGCCGCTGCTGATGCTGGAAGGGGTGGAGGGCAAGACCTTCGTGCCCATGGGGGCGACGGTCATGCTGGCCCTGGTCGGCGCCTTCATCTTCTCCTTCACCTTCGTGCCGGCGATGACGGCTCTCCTGGTGAGGGATCCCAAGACCGTCCATCTGGGACCGGACGGCAAGGCCGAGGAGCATGAGACCCGCATCCTGCGATTTGCTCGTCGGTGGATCCAGCCGGCCATCGGCGCGGCCGTCGCTCGTCCCAAGGTGGTCCTGATCGCCGCCCTGGCGATGCTGGGCGTGGGGGCCGTCTCCTTCATGAGCCTGGGCCGGGAGTTCATCCCGACCCTGGACGAGGGCGATATCGCCATGCAGTCGCTGCGCGTGCCTTCCGCCTCTTTGGAGCAATCCCTGGCCATGCAGATGGCCCTTGAACGCGCCATCAAGGCTCAGCCCGAGGTGGAGACCATGTTCTCCAGGACGGGCACGGCCGAGGCCGCTGTCGACCCCATGCCCGCCAACATCTCGGACGCGGTCATCATCCTCAAGGATCGCAAGGACTGGCCGAATCCCAAGCTGTCGAAGGAAGACCTGATCGCCCGGATTGAAGATGTCGCCAGCCAGCAGATCGGCAACAGCTTCGAGTTCAGCCAGCCGATCGAACTACGCTTCAACGAACTGATCTCGGGCGTCCGCACCGACCTCGCGGTCATGGTCTATGGCGACGATTTCGACACCTTGCAGAAGACGGCTGATGCGGTGGCCGCCAAGCTGCGGGCCACGCCCGGCGCGGCCGACGTGCGGGTGGAGCAGGCGTCCGGCCTGCCGACCCTGACCATCAGCGTCGATCGGTTCGCGGCGGCCAACTACGGGCTGTCGGCGGCCGACGTCTCGGAGGCGGTCTCGGCCGCCGTCGGGGGCGCCGAGGCGGGTCGTATCTTCGAGGGCGACCGTCGCTTCGATGTCGTCGTGCGTCTGCCGGATGACGCGCGAAACGATCCGGCGACCCTCGCCGCCCTGCCCATCGTCTCGAGCACGGGGGTGATCGTGCCCCTGTCGTCGGTCGCGCGTATCGAGACGGCTGAAGGACCGAACCAGATCAGCCGTGAGAACGGCAGCCGACGCATGGTGGTCCAGGCCAATGTGCGCGGTCGCGATCTCGGCGGCTTCGTGACCGACGCCCAGGCGGCGGTGGCCGACATCGCCCTTCCGGTCGGCTATCGCCTCGACTGGGGTGGACAGTTCGAGAACCTGAAACGGGCCGAACAGCGCCTGGGTCTGGTGATCCCGATCGTCTTCATCCTGATCGGCGTCCTGCTGTTCATGGCGCTGGGATCGTTTGCGGAGGCCGGCCTGGTCTTTGCCTGCGTGCCTCTGGCCCTGGTCGGCGGGGCGCTGGCGCTGTTGCTCAGGGGGATGCCCTTCTCGGTGTCGGCGGCGGTTGGCTTCATCGCCGTGTCGGGCGTTGCGACCCTGAACGGACTGGTGCTGATGCAGGCGATCCGGGAGCGGCTGCAGGCCGGACTTGAGCCTGTCGCGGCCGCCATCGAAGGGGCGTCCAGTCGCCTGCGAGCGGTGCTGACCACGGCCCTGGTGGCCATCGTCGGCTTCATTCCCATGGCGCTGGCGCACGGGGCGGGGGCCGAGGTGCAGAAGCCGCTGGCCACTGTGGTCATCGGCGGTCTGCTGACGGCGACAGCCCTGACGCTGCTGGTTCTGCCGACTTTCGCCGCCAAGGCGGTCAAGCATCGGAAATCGGAGGGGATCGAGGATTGATTGCTCGCAATCAGGACGACCGTCAGCAGCGTCGTACGCTGCTGACGGTTCTTGGTCTCAACGCCGGCCTGTCGGCAGGGCTCGGAATCGGCGGCTGGGCCGCCGATTCCAGCGCTCTGTTGGCCAATGCCGTGGACAACGCCTCCGACGCCGCAGTCTATCTGATCAGCTTTCTGGCGATCGGCCGCGCGGAGTCATGGAAGAGGGGGGCGGCGGGCCTTTCCGGCGTCATGCTTCTCGTCTTCGCAGGCGGCGTTCTCATCGACGCCGGGCGTCGGTTCCTGACCGGAACCGAACCGATGGGTCCCATCATGATCGGTCTTGCGGTCGTGGCGGCGGTGGTCAACCTCATCTGTCTGCAGATGATCCGTCGCCAGGCCAGCGGCGACGTGAACATGAAGGCGGCCGAGACCTTCAGCTTCAATGATTTTGCCTCGAACGGGGGCATTCTCATCGCCGGCCTTCTGGTCATGTGGCTCGGACAGGCCTGGCCGGACCTGCTTGTCGGCGTCCTCGTCGCCGCCATCGCTGCGAAGGGCGGAATCGACATTCTGGGCGAAGCCGGCCGGTCCGGAACGAACGGGGAGCCGCGCGAATGACGCTGCCCAACCCGCCCTGCGGCTTATCGCTTCCCCCTGGATCGAACGGGCGACAGCGCCCGCTCCAGAAGAGGATTTTGGATCAATGATCGACATTCAATCCGTGCAGCGATGGCGGAAGCTCTTCATCGCCGCCTGTCTTCTCGCGCTCCTGGCGTGGACGACGCTCGTGACGGCCGTGCCGGCGCTTGAACACCCGGTCGAACACCTCGGCCTCGTCGCCATCATGGCCTGCATCATCGGCCGCAGCTGGTGCTCTCTCTACATCGGCGGGCGCAAGAAGCAGGAGATCGTCGCCGCCGGACCCTATTCAATCTGTCGAAATCCCCTCTATGTCTTCAGCTTCATCGGCGCATTCGGCGTAGGGGCCCTGTCCGGCAGCCTCAGCGTCGCCTTCGTGTTCACCCTCATCTGCTGGCTCGTGTTCCGGATCGTGGTCGCCCGCGAGGAAGGCTATCTGACCGAGGCCTTTGGCGCGCCCTATCAAGCCTATTGCGCGCGGACCCCCCGTTTTCTGCCCAACCCCGCGCTTTGGCGGGATGAGGCGGAGGTGCTCATCCGTCCGGCCTTTTTTGTTCGGACGGTGCGCGACGGGCTGGTCTTTCTTCTGGCGCTTCCGCTGTTTGAGGCGCTCGAACGCCTGCAGCATCTCGGCTGGTTCGACGCCATTCTGCAACTGCCGTGAGACCGGGGAGAAGCGAGGTGATCAAACGAAACCGGACGGACTTTCACGCAACGGCTTTCGCTAGGGCGAACTGCACGACGGGCAGGGCGAATGGCCATCGATCGCCGCTTGATCACCTATTGTTCTCGACGCCTGGAGCTCGCCGATGACCAGGACCATAAGACTGACGCTTGCCCGCCTTTTGCCCGACGTGCCAGGGGGCTCTGACGCCTGCGTCGATCGCCTGATCACGTCCCTGCGCGAAAGGCAGGGCGTGTTCGAGGCTCATCTTGCCGATAGGGACGGTGTCCCTGTCCTCTGCATTCATTACGACCCCGACCTGGTGACCCTGCAGCAGGTGCGTCAGGCGGCTCTCAAGGCGGGTGTGGAGATCAGCGAGCGCTTCGGGCATGTCAGCGGCTGGTTGACGGGGCTGCGCCATGCACGCCACGCCCGAACCGTTCAAGACGCTCTTGCGGAGCAGGACGGGATTGTCGAGGCGGCGGTGGATGTGTCCGGCGCCTTCCATCTGGAGTTCGATCGGGGGCTGGCGAGCTGGTCGGAAATCGATCGCTTCATTCAGTCCCAGGGTCTGCGGGCTACGGATACGCCGTCGGAAACCTCGGCGCCGGCGCATCCCTCCAGGGAGGAAGGCTCCCATGAGCACGCCCATATGGAGGGCGAGAAGCATGACCATGCCCACGGCGGCTTGCTTGGGCCCAATACGGAGTTGATCTTCGCCCTGGCTTGCGGCGGTCTGCTGGGGCTGGGTTTCGCCATAGAGAAGCTGGCGGCCGGCGTCCCGGCGTGGATGCCTCTCGGTCTGTTCATCGCCGCCTACGGGTTCGGCGGCTTCTTCACCGTTCGCGAGGCGTTCGAGAACCTTCGCCGCAAGCGCTTCGAGATCGACACCCTCATGCTTGTCGCCGCCGCAGGCGCGGCGGCGCTCGGCGCCTGGGCCGAGGGCGCGCTGCTTCTGTTCCTGTTCAGCATCGGTCACGCCCTGGAGCACTACGCCATGGGGCGGGCCAAGCGCGCCATCGAGGCGCTTGCCGACCTGGCGCCCCGCACCGCCCGCGTGCGCCGAGGCGATCAGGTCGTCGAACTGCCGGTCGAAGAACTCCAGGTGGGCGACACCGTGGTGGTCCGGCCCAATGAACGCTTGCCGGCCGACGGCTTCGTGGTGGTCGGCACGACCAGCATCAACCAGGCGCCGGTGACCGGCGAGAGCATGCCGGTCGACAAGCAGCCGGTCGCAGACCTGGCTTCTGCACGCGCCCAGACCGCCCAGATCGGATCGGCGTCCATCGTCTTCGCAGGCACCATCAACGGCGCCGGCGCCATCGAGATCGAGACGACCCGCAAGTCCAGCGACACCACCCTTGCCAAGGTGGTCCGCATGGTCACCGAGGCGGAAACCCAGAAATCGCCGACCCAACGCTTCACGGACCGTTTCGAGCGGGTATTCGTGCCCCTGGTGCTCGCCTTCGCTTTTGTCCTGCTGTTCGCCTGGGTTGTGGTCGACGAGCCGTTCCGCGACAGCTTCTATCGGGCCATGGCGGTGCTGGTCGCCGCT of the Brevundimonas pondensis genome contains:
- a CDS encoding methyltransferase family protein, which produces MSASSSPPSLRRAESTFWAKPAGPERTGSRANDAAQPALRLIASPWIERATAPAPEEDFGSMIDIQSVQRWRKLFIAACLLALLAWTTLVTAVPALEHPVEHLGLVAIMACIIGRSWCSLYIGGRKKQEIVAAGPYSICRNPLYVFSFIGAFGVGALSGSLSVAFVFTLICWLVFRIVVAREEGYLTEAFGAPYQAYCARTPRFLPNPALWRDEAEVLIRPAFFVRTVRDGLVFLLALPLFEALERLQHLGWFDAILQLP
- a CDS encoding efflux RND transporter permease subunit, whose translation is MFKALIEASVRFRWFVVLAVALVAALGLFELTKLPIDAVPDITNRQVQITTVAPALAPEQIERQVTYPLETAMAGIPGLQSTRSLSRNGFSQITVVFTDQTDIYFARQQVAERMRQASEKLPEGVEPNLSAITTGLGEVLMWTVDYVPFSPKTTVANGKPGWQADGSYLTPEGERLTTPQQRATYLRTVQDWIIAPQMRTAPGLAGVDVNGGYVKEYAVRPDAAALTRYGLGMNDLVQALDRANTQAGAGYVQRAGEALVVRTDALATTVEDLAQAPVVNRGGLVVRVADVATVEIGQAPRLGGASRDGHEAVLGTALMLAGENSRTVAQAAAERLEQVAATLPPSVVAAPVLNRSDLVNSTISTVARNLIEGALFVIVVLFLLLGNFRAAAITALMIPLSFLFAVIGMNRFGISGNLMSLGALDFGLMVDGGVVVIENTLLMLTQRRGELGRMLTRHERLGVAMQAARQMVKPAAFGQLIILLVFTPLLMLEGVEGKTFVPMGATVMLALVGAFIFSFTFVPAMTALLVRDPKTVHLGPDGKAEEHETRILRFARRWIQPAIGAAVARPKVVLIAALAMLGVGAVSFMSLGREFIPTLDEGDIAMQSLRVPSASLEQSLAMQMALERAIKAQPEVETMFSRTGTAEAAVDPMPANISDAVIILKDRKDWPNPKLSKEDLIARIEDVASQQIGNSFEFSQPIELRFNELISGVRTDLAVMVYGDDFDTLQKTADAVAAKLRATPGAADVRVEQASGLPTLTISVDRFAAANYGLSAADVSEAVSAAVGGAEAGRIFEGDRRFDVVVRLPDDARNDPATLAALPIVSSTGVIVPLSSVARIETAEGPNQISRENGSRRMVVQANVRGRDLGGFVTDAQAAVADIALPVGYRLDWGGQFENLKRAEQRLGLVIPIVFILIGVLLFMALGSFAEAGLVFACVPLALVGGALALLLRGMPFSVSAAVGFIAVSGVATLNGLVLMQAIRERLQAGLEPVAAAIEGASSRLRAVLTTALVAIVGFIPMALAHGAGAEVQKPLATVVIGGLLTATALTLLVLPTFAAKAVKHRKSEGIED
- a CDS encoding heavy metal translocating P-type ATPase; the protein is MTRTIRLTLARLLPDVPGGSDACVDRLITSLRERQGVFEAHLADRDGVPVLCIHYDPDLVTLQQVRQAALKAGVEISERFGHVSGWLTGLRHARHARTVQDALAEQDGIVEAAVDVSGAFHLEFDRGLASWSEIDRFIQSQGLRATDTPSETSAPAHPSREEGSHEHAHMEGEKHDHAHGGLLGPNTELIFALACGGLLGLGFAIEKLAAGVPAWMPLGLFIAAYGFGGFFTVREAFENLRRKRFEIDTLMLVAAAGAAALGAWAEGALLLFLFSIGHALEHYAMGRAKRAIEALADLAPRTARVRRGDQVVELPVEELQVGDTVVVRPNERLPADGFVVVGTTSINQAPVTGESMPVDKQPVADLASARAQTAQIGSASIVFAGTINGAGAIEIETTRKSSDTTLAKVVRMVTEAETQKSPTQRFTDRFERVFVPLVLAFAFVLLFAWVVVDEPFRDSFYRAMAVLVAASPCALAIATPSAVLSGVARAARAGVLIKGGAPLENLGSLNAIAFDKTGTLTEGRPRITDIIPVRGTHESDLLATAVAVERLSDHPLAEAIARDGGERLGEATIAAASDLKSLTGKGVTAQLGGDTIWIGKPEMFGADGVAGLSDEAAMVVTQLRLQGRTLMVVRRGARDLGVIGLLDTPRAAARSAITALRSLGVQRMIMISGDHQRAAQAIAGQIGLTEAWGDLMPEDKVDAIKRLRAEAKVAMVGDGVNDAPAMATATVGIAMGAAGSDVALETADVALMADDLSHLPFTIGLSRRTRRIILQNLVVSLGVVAFLVPATVLGLGIGPAVALHEGSTLLVVINALRLLGYRDPISVLKRDENLGDVAGSPVLQGKSS
- a CDS encoding cation transporter — protein: MIARNQDDRQQRRTLLTVLGLNAGLSAGLGIGGWAADSSALLANAVDNASDAAVYLISFLAIGRAESWKRGAAGLSGVMLLVFAGGVLIDAGRRFLTGTEPMGPIMIGLAVVAAVVNLICLQMIRRQASGDVNMKAAETFSFNDFASNGGILIAGLLVMWLGQAWPDLLVGVLVAAIAAKGGIDILGEAGRSGTNGEPRE